GAGGAGAGCCTGCCCCAGCCGGGCGCCGACCTGGTGCTGACCATCGACCTGGAAGCCCAGCAGTTGGCCGAGCAGGCGCTGGCCGAGGGCATCGACACGGCCCGGCGGACCCGTGACCGGGACAGCGGCCCCCAGCGCGGCGGGTTCTTCCGGGCCCCGGCCGGCGCGGTCGTCGTGCTCGACCCGTCGAACGGGGAGATCGTCGCCATGGCGTCCAACCCCGTTTTCAACCCCGCCGAGTTCGTCGGCGGCGTCGGCACCCGGGAGTGGGAGGCCATGCAGAACCCCGACAACCACTTCCCGCTCATCAACCGGGCCATCCAGTCGAGCTATCCCCCCGGGTCGGTCTACAAGATCGTCCCGGCTGCCGCCGCGCTCGAGGAGGGGTTCATGGGCCCCGCCGACCAGCGCGAGTGCCCGGGCAGCTGGACGTGGGCGGGCAGCGTCTACAACAACTGGAAGCGCAGCCACTCCGGGTTCATGGACCTGCGGACGGCGCTGGTCGATTCCTGCGACACCGTCTTCTACGACATCGCGCGGGACATGTGGGAGCACGAGCAGGCTACGGGCGCCGCCCACGAGATCCTGCCCGCGATGAGCACCGCCTTCGGGTTCGGGGCGGAGACCGGCATCGACCTGCCCGTCGAGCGTGACGGGGTGGTGCCCGGACGCGCGTGGCGGCAGGAGTACTGGCAGGACCACCGCGAGACCTATTGCCTCAAGGCCCGCCAGCTGGAACCGGGGAGCTACGCCCAACGCGTCAACGCCGACCTGTGCGAACGCGGCGGGGACTGGCGCGGAGGCGACGCGGTCAACATGTCCATCGGGCAGGGCGACCTGCAGACGACACCCCTGCAGGTGGCCAACAGCTTCGCGGCCATCGCCAACCGGGGGACGCTGTACCGGCCGCACGTGGCCAGGGAGGTCGTGCACCTCGACGGCACGGTGCAGTCGGTCGAGCCGGAGGTGATCGGCACCGTGCCGGTCAGCGTCGGGCACCTGGACTACATCGAGGCGGGGCTGCTTGGCGTGACCGCCACGGGCGGCACCGCCGGCGGCGTCTTCGGCTCCTTTCCCATCCCGATCGCCGGCAAGACCGGCACCGCAGAGCTCAAGCCCAAGCAGCCGTTCGCCTGGTTCGCCGGCTACAACGTGGAGCCGCTCGGCGGTCGCCAGTACGTCGTGGTCGCGATGCTGGAGGAGGGTGGCGGCGGCAGCCAGACGGCGGCCCCGATCGTGCGCCGCGTGTTCGAGGGTCTGGCCCCCGCAGTCGACGAGACGGCCATCGAGGCGGGGGAGGTGACCGACTAGCCATGGGCAACATCACGTTCGGCGACGAGTCCCACCGGGTCGCGCGCGACTCCGTCCAGCAGTCGTGGAAGCGGCTCTACTCGCCGGGTCGGCACTTCGACCCCGTGCTGGTCCTGGCGGCTCTGGGGCTGACGGCGTTCGGGCTGGTCATGATCTACTCGTCGACGTTCCACGGGCTGGAGGCGCGGGGCGTGGACCCGCTGCACTTCGTGAACCGCCAGGCCATCTCGCTCGGCATCGGCCTGGTCGCCATGGTGGCCATCGGCATCTTCGACTACCGGCTGTACCGGGCCTGGGCGCCGGTGGTGTACGCCGGGGCGATCGTGATGCTCGTCGTCACCGCGGCGACCGGGCAGACCGTGAACGCCTCGCGGGCATGGATCGTGCTCGGCGGGTTCCAGTTCCAGCCGGCCGAGATCGCCAAGCCGGCGCTGATCCTGGTGCTCGCGGCGCTCTTCCACGAGCGCCGCGAGTCCGCGCTGGGACTGCGGGCGCTGCTGGAGGCGGTGGGCCTGGCGGCGGTGCCGATGCTGCTGATCCTCGCCCAACCCGACCTGGGAACCGCCATCGTGTTCGTGGCCATCACCTTCGGGGTGCTGCTGCTCGCCCGCGTGCGGATCCGCTACATGGCGGCGCTCGCGCTGATCGGGGTGCTGTCGATCGTCGGTGCGCTCCAGATGGAGGTCATGGAGGACTACCAGGTCGCGAGGCTGACGTCGTTCCTGGACCCGTCGTCGGACCCGCAGGGGGCCGGCTGGAACGTCGAGCAGGCCCAGATCGCGATCGGCTCGGGGCAGATCACCGGCCAGGGCCTCTTCCAGGGCTCGCAGACCGCACTGGCCTACGTACCGGAGAACCACACCGACTTCATCTTCACCGTGGTGGGCGAGGAGCTGGGGTTCTTCGGTGCCACGCTCCTGCTGGCCATCTACGCCGTCCTGCTGTGGCGGGCGCTGCGCATCACGGCCCTGTCGCGCGACACCTTCGGGACCTTGATCGGCGCGGGGGTGGTCGCGGTCTTCGCCTTCCAGCTGTTCATCAACGTCGGCATGTCCGTCGGCGTCATGCCCGTGACCGGCCTGCCGTTGCCGTTCGTGTCCTACGGTGGGACAAGCCTGATCGGCGCGTTCCTCATGATCGGTCTGCTGCAAAACGTGCACATGCGTCGCTTCCAGTGAATGTCCCCTACACTCGGAAGTGGACGGTGAGGTGATCGCACTTCACCGCAGTGGCTTGGCCACGACGCTTGGCCTCGACTTGATGCAGCCGACCACCCCGATCATGACCGACGACCGCAGACCTCCGACGGTGCCCCCGCCGGATCGACTGCCGCGCGCCGCGTCATCTTGCTGCGTCGGAGTCCGGGACATGCAGCGCCAGCGACGCGCGCACGTCGTGGCCGGCCTCGCCTGCAACGACCACACAAGGACTCGCCACCGTGACCGACTCGGACGCCGCACGCCAAGAACCTGAACGAGACGAGCTGACCCGCACGAGGACGCGCACCCGCACGCGCACCCGCTCGGACGACCGACCGTCGTCCGAGGCTGCCGGACCGACCACGGACCGCACCGACGACGAACCGACCGCGATCCAGAGCCGCCGCCGGCGCGCCGGTGCGCCGCGAACACGCGCCAAGGCGGCTGCCCCGACGCCGACCGAGTCGCCGGAGGAGCCCTCGGGCGAGTCCCTGGACGCGCCCCAGGCGGAGGCGCCCCAGGAGCAGAAGAGCTCGAGCGGGTCCCGGAGCGGCCGCTCGGGACGCCGGCGCGGCGGTCGTGGGCGGCGCGGGCGCCGTGGCGGCGGCGCCGGCAAGTCACCGACGCGCCAGGAGGCCGGCGAGGAGGAGGCGCAGCCGTCACCCACCGCGAAGGCGACCGTGGAGGCCGACAGCGTCGGACAGCAGCAGGAGTCCGCGAAGGCGCCGGCACCGGACGGAGGGGGTGACTCGACGCGTCTGCGTGCCGCCCGCAAGAGCCGTGGTCGCCAGAGCCGCGCGGGAGGCGGCCGCAAGCAGCGCCCCGCCGGGGGCGTGAGCGAGGAGACCCGGCGGGCGATCACCGAGGGCCCCCCGCGGCGGATGCTCGTGCAGGTCGGCGAGGAGCGCACCCAGATCGCCGTGCTGGAGGATCGCGACCTCGTCGAGCACTTCGTCACCCACCGCCAGGACGTCTCCTACGTCGGCAACATCTACCTGGGCCGGGTCCAGAACGTCCTGCCCGGCATGGAGGCGGCCTTCGTCGATATCGGCAAGGGGCGCAACGGCGTGCTGTACGCCGGGGAGGTCAACTACGACGAGGCGGACCTCGACGGGGAGCTGCCCCGCATCGAGCAGACCCTGAAGCCCGGCAGCGCGGTGCTCGTGCAGGTCACCAAGGACCCGATGGGCACCAAGGGCGCCCGGCTCACCCAGCACCTGTCGATCGCCGGCCGCTACTGCGTGCTCGCGCCCGGCGAGGGCATGCTCGGGATCTCGCGCAAGCTCACCGACGAGGAGCGCGACCGGCTGCGTGACATCCTCGCCGACGTGAAGCCCGAGGGCTACGGCCTGATCGTGCGCACCGCGGCCGAGGGCGCGACGCGCCAGCAGCTCGCCGACGACGTGGCCCGCCTGGTGCGCATCTGGGAGGGCGTGGAGAAGCGGTCGACCGCCGCGAGGCCGCTGGAAGCGGTCTACGAAGAGCCCGACCTTGTCATCCGGGTGATCCGCGACGTGTTCGGGCCCGAGTACACCGACCTGATCGTGGACTCCCCGGATCTCGCCCGGATGGTGCGCAGCTACCTCGGTGACGTCAGCCCCGAGCTCGTCGACCGCATCTCGGAGCACTCCGGGCCCCTCTTCGACGACTACGAGGTCACCAACCAGATCCGTCGGGCCCTGGAGAAGAAGGTCTGGCTGGCGTCGGGCGGCTACCTGATCATCGAGAAGACCGAGGCGATGTGGGTCATCGACGTCAACACCGGCCGGTTCGTCGGCAAGTCCAACCTGGAGGAGACCGTCCTCAAGAACAACATCGAGGCCGCCGAGGAGATCGCCCGCCAGCTGCGGCTGCGCGACATGGGCGGGATCATCGTCATCGACTTCGTCGACATGCTGGTCCCCGCCAACCGCGACGAGGTGCTCAAGCGCTTCAAGCGCGAGCTGGCCCGGGACAAGACCAAGTCCCGGGTGATGGAGATCTCCAAGCTCGGCCTGGTGCAGATGACCCGTAAGAACGTGTCGCAGGGACTCACCGAGAGCTTCACGACCGTCTGCGACTGCTGCGAGGGCCGGGGCGCGCAGATCGTGGAGCGCTTCGTCTGAGCCCAGCCGACGACTGGTGTGTTGGTGTGTGCTTTGGCGCACCGCGGTGGTGCGCCAAACCACACACCGGCCGTCAGGGCGGCGCCCCCGCCCCGGAGGCGCGGCGGACGGACTCCTCGACCAGGCGGCGCGGCCCGTCCCCTCCCGCGGAGACGGCCGCGCGCAACAGGTCGTGCGCGTGCAGGGGTGGG
The sequence above is a segment of the Egibacteraceae bacterium genome. Coding sequences within it:
- the mrdA gene encoding penicillin-binding protein 2 — encoded protein: MQINSKPAALDAGESTRLRLTFLALLVVSLFVLLFARLWFLQVMAGERYADQAEGNAIRTIATEAPRGKLLDRDGEVLVRNRYALVVSVQPEEMGDRADEILAEVAGLLGLSLEEVLDQVENSRVSALRPKPIAVDVPPDIAFYLHENGGDRFPGVYAETLPRREYPHGMTAAHLVGYLGEISGEELDSERYAGYRAGDLIGWAGLERSYEPVLRGEEGLRRLEVNANNRVVRTVEESLPQPGADLVLTIDLEAQQLAEQALAEGIDTARRTRDRDSGPQRGGFFRAPAGAVVVLDPSNGEIVAMASNPVFNPAEFVGGVGTREWEAMQNPDNHFPLINRAIQSSYPPGSVYKIVPAAAALEEGFMGPADQRECPGSWTWAGSVYNNWKRSHSGFMDLRTALVDSCDTVFYDIARDMWEHEQATGAAHEILPAMSTAFGFGAETGIDLPVERDGVVPGRAWRQEYWQDHRETYCLKARQLEPGSYAQRVNADLCERGGDWRGGDAVNMSIGQGDLQTTPLQVANSFAAIANRGTLYRPHVAREVVHLDGTVQSVEPEVIGTVPVSVGHLDYIEAGLLGVTATGGTAGGVFGSFPIPIAGKTGTAELKPKQPFAWFAGYNVEPLGGRQYVVVAMLEEGGGGSQTAAPIVRRVFEGLAPAVDETAIEAGEVTD
- the rodA gene encoding rod shape-determining protein RodA, whose protein sequence is MGNITFGDESHRVARDSVQQSWKRLYSPGRHFDPVLVLAALGLTAFGLVMIYSSTFHGLEARGVDPLHFVNRQAISLGIGLVAMVAIGIFDYRLYRAWAPVVYAGAIVMLVVTAATGQTVNASRAWIVLGGFQFQPAEIAKPALILVLAALFHERRESALGLRALLEAVGLAAVPMLLILAQPDLGTAIVFVAITFGVLLLARVRIRYMAALALIGVLSIVGALQMEVMEDYQVARLTSFLDPSSDPQGAGWNVEQAQIAIGSGQITGQGLFQGSQTALAYVPENHTDFIFTVVGEELGFFGATLLLAIYAVLLWRALRITALSRDTFGTLIGAGVVAVFAFQLFINVGMSVGVMPVTGLPLPFVSYGGTSLIGAFLMIGLLQNVHMRRFQ
- a CDS encoding Rne/Rng family ribonuclease — its product is MTDSDAARQEPERDELTRTRTRTRTRTRSDDRPSSEAAGPTTDRTDDEPTAIQSRRRRAGAPRTRAKAAAPTPTESPEEPSGESLDAPQAEAPQEQKSSSGSRSGRSGRRRGGRGRRGRRGGGAGKSPTRQEAGEEEAQPSPTAKATVEADSVGQQQESAKAPAPDGGGDSTRLRAARKSRGRQSRAGGGRKQRPAGGVSEETRRAITEGPPRRMLVQVGEERTQIAVLEDRDLVEHFVTHRQDVSYVGNIYLGRVQNVLPGMEAAFVDIGKGRNGVLYAGEVNYDEADLDGELPRIEQTLKPGSAVLVQVTKDPMGTKGARLTQHLSIAGRYCVLAPGEGMLGISRKLTDEERDRLRDILADVKPEGYGLIVRTAAEGATRQQLADDVARLVRIWEGVEKRSTAARPLEAVYEEPDLVIRVIRDVFGPEYTDLIVDSPDLARMVRSYLGDVSPELVDRISEHSGPLFDDYEVTNQIRRALEKKVWLASGGYLIIEKTEAMWVIDVNTGRFVGKSNLEETVLKNNIEAAEEIARQLRLRDMGGIIVIDFVDMLVPANRDEVLKRFKRELARDKTKSRVMEISKLGLVQMTRKNVSQGLTESFTTVCDCCEGRGAQIVERFV